The genomic window ATCACAAGTGCTGGCTGATATATAGTTTTAAGCATGCATATTCATATGGTTGGTGTTTGCGCAACCACTCAGAATTTATTGCAAtgatgtaaaaaaacaaaactatgtTTCAACAATTAACGTTTTACTAACATTGTTCAATTTCAGCATGTTTAAGAAATTTCCAAGGCTCTTTACAATCCCTTGCCAGTGAGCAATCAAAGCTTGTTGTGCGGCCGTATTTGTGTTTGAACGTGAAGATCCTTTCATCAAGCTTGCTCTTGATGTTCTTGGTGCCTGTAGTATTGTATCAGTGGGGAGTATTGCAAATAGATATCAGTTAGAGAATATAATGTATTTGCTACTCGACAAATAGAAGTAAATCCACTTAATTAGTAGGTACCATTCTATAGTGGTAATTTTACTGGAATGTAACACATTTTCTAGCGTAAAATTTGATACCTACAAGTACATAGTACctcaaggtaaaaaaaaaagtttaatgtaaaattttagtACATATAGTTACTTTCTCAACGaccgtaaaatttctcattCTCTAGACTAAGAAACCACAGGTACCTGAATGCACAAACCAAGCAAAGGAGAGATCTCTTTCTTCAAATTGTCCCGGATCATTCCATATATCTTTTCCACATACGCCGTAAGTTGCTGCTTAAACAACAACGCCGGATACTTGGCTTCGACTTGTCGTAGAGTCTCTACTCCACTAACCATGCTCCCATTTATCAGAGAAAGATTTACACCTTGGGGAGTTCCTCTGAAGCTCTGGAAATAGAATATGTATTAATTACAGCCATTCAGTAACTATTATAAAGCTTCTGCTAATGATGATTTAAATGCGGTGAGTACCTGGGTCATCCTTCCAAAAAGAGTGGCAGATGACGATCTCCGTCGCTGCGGAGCCATCCCTGTTGATCCACTTGCCTTCAGTGTCCTttgaagcagcagcagaagtGTTGAAGCATTTGAGAGCCAATATGCTAAGACTTCGTTGTTGTCCTGTGTCTATGTAAAACAGATAAAATGATAAGTCAGTATCATTAATTCTGGATAATGATAACAGAGTTGTAGGGTATGGTTATAACCTCAATAGCATGACCGATGGTCTGAATAATGCGGTCAAAAACACTTGTCCTCTCTACTTCAAATGATCTCCAGTGAAGAAGGCACTTGTATATGATGCAAGCAGCGACTGGCCGATTTCCAGCAAAGCCCAAATGCTGAGCAATGCACCTAATTAATAGATCTTGATTTTCCTGCAAAGATTAAAATGTTAATTGCAGAGAGTATATGAAGGATCTACAAAGTAATCTAAGAATAAGCACCAAAACAGCGGACACACCTGCTGCTTTTCATTAAGTGACTTCTGTGGCTTATCATCGAAGTCAAATTCCTTTTTAGGAGAGGATATGTTATTGGACTCCTTaaacaataacaaattaaaaaaaccaTGTTACTTTTACAAATTATATAACCGCTGAACAAATATATATTGTGTCTACTCACTGGGGCTGCTTTCGAATCGCCGCTTGATACATGAACACTTTCTGCATTCCTCTGGAAAATAAAGCAGCAGTATAAACTGTCGAAGTATCATAAGAGGGAATTAACCAAAGATAAAAACATTTACGCTGATTTTTCTCACCTGTAAAATGGACTTGGAACGGCCTGACAAAATTTTACTTGGAGCCATTGAGACAGCTTGCTGACGAAGGACTTTATTCTCAGACTCTACATTAGCGAGCTTCTCCTCTAACCTGCATGAGAACATGCAGATCACGAGCAATGATATGAAAAATTCATGTTGCATAAACATACAGTACATTCCatatgaaatactccctccatattttaatgtatgacgccgttgactttttaaccaacgtttgaccactcgtcttattcaaaaattttatgcaaatataaaaatacttatatcatgcttaaagaacatttgatgataaatcaagtcacaataatataaatgataattacataaattttttgaataagacgaaaggtcaaatgtttgttaaaaagtcaacggtgtcatacattaaaatacggagggagtactactataCTGCCCCAAAGTCTGCTAAGAGCTAGGTATAGGTTAGACTTTTTTGAAACCCCCAAAAGGCTTTAAATAAGTTAGAATGGTTTCTTTTACATACACAGTCCAAAAACTGAAGTAGGGAAATCTGGACATGTTTCATGCACAAAAGGATAAAAAATGCAACATATGAATGTACTAAGTTGGGCCTAAAGGATAATATATGGGGTACAAAGGGGCACAACTGCACAAGGACACAAACCCTGTAAAAATAGGAAAATAGAATAGTTAACAGCGAAAAGCTTCACCTTCTAAGATATTCCTGGAATTGACGCATTTTTATATCAGTCTcttccattttcttttgtttttcttcatttGCTTGTTGTTCTTCAGAgcgttttttttccaaatcatCCGCTCTTTGTTTTTCTGATTGTAGTGAGGTCTACAGACAAATAGGGTTGTATGTCACAAGGGGAGTGGAAGTGTTTAATCATCTAGGTATAAAAATGCCAAGTTCATGTGTTGATATCTTGTAATATAAAATCATCAGGTGAGCAAAGCATTAAGAAATCCGGGTCAGTAAGAACAATAATATCATGAGAAAAATTACAGTTATTGAGAAAGTACACATAGGcaccaaaattttacactagaaaatttggtacctcaaggtacttAGTATctggaggtaccaaattttaaacTAGAAAATGTGGTACCTCCCGGTATGTTATCAAGGATGGTAAATTATCCTAATACCATACGTACCTTAAGTTCTTCCACCTCTGCTGTCAAGGAATCAACCTTTTCAGTGTCCTGGACTAGAACCTCAGTTTGTTGCACTACAGGAGGTGCCTCCTCAATAGCCCTAGCAACTTCTCTTTCCTTAACAAGCTTTGCACTTGTCTCGTCCAATTTAGCCTGCAGAGCTTCCATAGAGCTCTGCAGTTTTGACAACTCCTGTGCTTTTGCTTCTTCCAAGTCTGTCTGTATGCATGTGAAATGATTTGTGTGAAACTATTCAAATAATATGTGGTAGAAGATGAAACCATATGATTTAATGCATTTTATTCTTTTAGAAGTGTTTATGGAATGGAAAATATGCAGGAATACATAACAGAAGAAGTTGCACACCGTACCCTCATTCTCTTCTCTAACTGCACACGCCATGTAAGTTCTTCCACTTTCTTTTCGAGTTTATCCTTTGCTTCCTTGAGAGCACCTGTTTCTCTAGCTTCCTGCAGAGAAAGATAAGTTGCAGTGCATTTGgtgagaagaaaaatattatataagaATGATACATGATCCAAATCCATCATAGGAGAAAATGTCAATAGCTAGAGCATTTTCATATTGCATCCTCCATTCAGAACAAGCATATATAATATGTAGTAGCAGTAGTGCATTGGCTGGGATAATGCGAGTATATACCATTTTAAGTTTTCTGAGTTCCTTCCTTGCAATCTTTCCTCTCCATCTACATTGCGCAACAATGGCTGTGCGTTTCAACTTCTTATGGTACACATGAGCTGTATGGCACCTATAACAGGCCTGTAACAGAGAGTGAAAAACATATATGGCTTGTCAAGATATATACATTGTTGAATTGCTTTATTAGTAATTACTAGAAATTGAAAACTACCTGAATTTTAACTGCTGCCTTAGACTGCTTCTTGTATCTGAACGTATTTCTTGCTGCCATCGCTCGCAGAGCCGTTTGCACTACAAGAACCGAAGCATTTAGGTGTTTATAGGACCTCCTAGCCTGATGCATACGTTGGTTCTTCTGAACTTTGATGGCAGCTGCTACCCTTCGCATTTGATCAAACAGTTTACAAGCCAATCTTCCTGAAACACAAAGCATATGATACAAGGCAATTTTAGTAAAATAAAACAGAGCAGTTGTACAGTAAAAGCAGAACCAAAACAGACCTCTCCATATTGCCTGAACAGATATAGATGCCTTCCTCCAATTAACAAACTTCTTCCGCATGATATGTGTCCGTATTTTCCCTTGAATCGTTTTTGCCGCAGCACCGAGCACTTCAGTTCTCCTAGCGTCTAATTCGGCCATCTGGCCAGCTCTCAGAAAAACTTTTGTTTTGCCTATCTGAGACATATGAACCAGACTTAGTTGATCTAAAACGACTCAAAAGACCTAACACGGCACAGTTTAATGTTGACTTAGATGGAGCAGAGTTTCATGTTGATTACCTGAAATCCCACAAGACCCTTCTTTTCAAGAATCCTCTTGCATGCAACCTTTTCGTCGCAACTAGTGAAATATGATAAAAGAGAAAGTTCATGTCATATCACTTTTAAAAAGCATCAACGAACTCAGTTCAGTCTCAGATAATACAATACACTACAAAGCTGGAGTATGGAGAGCTTCAAGGAAGAACTTACTTTCCTTCAAGGGCCTCTTGAGCAAGTATTCCAAAGCGATGCAAAAACTCATAAAATGTGCGACGTGTAGGATAACCTGCACAGCTGATCCTGATTGCCTCAAGTACACCCTAATGCATATACATGGCATGCAAGTTAGATGCACTCTAACATAGCCACTATTTGATTGCAGTACATGTTAGATTGTTTGCACAACACAATCATAGTTTAGAAGCACTTACACCACAACGCAACTGTTGCATGACATTGACATTCTCAAAAATCGCCGGTTTTAGCACATTGTTTGGCTTGACACATCTGATATAATGAGGTTCTGTAGAGTTTAGTGTTTCCATAAGAGCTTGAAGTTGTTGCTGAAATATGAAAACCACAGGTTAGCAGTTAGTTATACATGATAGCAAACTGGCTAAAAACTGGGAAAAGGATAGGCAAAAAAAACCTTGAAGCGTGCTCCAATAGAAGAGAACTTGGAGGATTTGGATGTTTCCTCTGGCAGAGGAGGAAAAAGTCCAGAGATAAACG from Oryza glaberrima chromosome 6, OglaRS2, whole genome shotgun sequence includes these protein-coding regions:
- the LOC127776446 gene encoding myosin-11-like isoform X2, which translates into the protein MLMNTWLPEEQWILLASVLRNRVVAAILHIGNIEFAKGKEVDSSVLKDDKSKFHLDTTAELLMCDSGALGDALCKRVMVTPEEVIKRSLDPYNATVSRDGLAKTIYSRLFDWLVDKINSSIGQDPNSKSLIGVLDIYGFESFKLNSFEQFCINYTNEKLQQHFNQHVFKMEQEEYTKEQIDWSYIEFVDNQDVLDLIEKKPGGVIALLDEACMFPKSTHETFSQKLYQTFQKHKRFVKPKLSRTDFTICHYAGEVLYQSDQFLDKNKDYVVAEHQELLSASKCSFISGLFPPLPEETSKSSKFSSIGARFKQQLQALMETLNSTEPHYIRCVKPNNVLKPAIFENVNVMQQLRCGGVLEAIRISCAGYPTRRTFYEFLHRFGILAQEALEGNCDEKVACKRILEKKGLVGFQIGKTKVFLRAGQMAELDARRTEVLGAAAKTIQGKIRTHIMRKKFVNWRKASISVQAIWRGRLACKLFDQMRRVAAAIKVQKNQRMHQARRSYKHLNASVLVVQTALRAMAARNTFRYKKQSKAAVKIQACYRCHTAHVYHKKLKRTAIVAQCRWRGKIARKELRKLKMEARETGALKEAKDKLEKKVEELTWRVQLEKRMRTDLEEAKAQELSKLQSSMEALQAKLDETSAKLVKEREVARAIEEAPPVVQQTEVLVQDTEKVDSLTAEVEELKTSLQSEKQRADDLEKKRSEEQQANEEKQKKMEETDIKMRQFQEYLRRLEEKLANVESENKVLRQQAVSMAPSKILSGRSKSILQRNAESVHVSSGDSKAAPESNNISSPKKEFDFDDKPQKSLNEKQQENQDLLIRCIAQHLGFAGNRPVAACIIYKCLLHWRSFEVERTSVFDRIIQTIGHAIETQDNNEVLAYWLSNASTLLLLLQRTLKASGSTGMAPQRRRSSSATLFGRMTQSFRGTPQGVNLSLINGSMVSGVETLRQVEAKYPALLFKQQLTAYVEKIYGMIRDNLKKEISPLLGLCIQAPRTSRASLMKGSSRSNTNTAAQQALIAHWQGIVKSLGNFLNMLKLNNVPPFLVRKVFTQIFSFINVQLFNSLLLRRECCSFSNGEYVKAGLAELEHWCYRATDEYAGSAWDELKHIRQAIGFLVIHQKPKKTLDEISHDLCPVLSIQQLYRISTMYWDDKYGTHSVSPEVISNMRVLMTEDSNNPVSNSFLLDDDSSIPFSVDDISKSMEQIDISDIEPPPLIRENSGFVFLLPPPE